A genomic segment from Labrus bergylta chromosome 3, fLabBer1.1, whole genome shotgun sequence encodes:
- the baz2ba gene encoding bromodomain adjacent to zinc finger domain protein 2B isoform X8 has protein sequence MESGERLASPAPTLSAARTSSPAASSSSSSSSSSSSSPAPHSKSSLAPSPSALGSTLSTSGRLFGAAGEQPFIGSTLSSAFPLVNHPAFGAIYTTGTGRPEFGGLGSLGMSAALAAHPQLGALSEWWRAAEAHGRGAAAFLPSFIGFPPFFTPHIQPNHSASPVQIRMPGKNSHAPQKGVNGAVNGSGVCPSTTQSGSFSTSPAPVQASTKPTKNSDPSNSHRSSPQNNPAELVEKPVQKTKEKVNTEKPRKKPADTLGGSNSESGTSSDSTSDGSLSSDLEDLAEDDDDDDDDDDDDEDEDKSSDSEKRTRKKPKGLISSTGSAKMDRLLSGELQDKKVPSNPPTLVPSASPPALSQTSPLALHSSRTRTDAPQHHFSVIQSTGLAANSKPLALLTQPRRESSPSSSPIALTTSPKGSSNSSPKPPKLLPSSSPQDLPLSLCSSPKPLSVPSPPRSTLPPSSSPKSFGLTSSVTSSRKSSLKQSQRAGSGSAKSNKKKLLEASLAQISEFRLKQTLMSQGQTFPAELKKQQQGPNKSPKRTSLSSSPLHPTPPPQNNHSNLFLSSALLGLPEPHHPNGVIQSTTQDAPLALITKPRKDLASKGKSPQCDSDAGSMPVNLSTGANRTQTAAHTGALSQPSTTSPHATGHGSRKNKTPKVKGQTPGLGQGLGQADPLAAWKGFSQNHLVQSLVDLFRGGESGIGIPGVSIPGVGIPGMGIPGTCNPTAGLPANKESDDSADDDEDEDDDLEEEEEEDEEDSDDSLSESDSNSDSDISGKKVKELKLLPCGSSKKEMTPRRLTKGHELLNTSTNHTATSCSPLNLQVIKSPTIVTSSSALAYHSSPGSSSYSLASPLGLGKRKRVMDEKELMTPLELGWRRETRIKSVAGRPQGEVAYYAPCGKKLRQYPDVMKYLSRNGISGITRDNFSFSAKIRVGDFYEAREGPQGLQWSLLKEEDVIPHILAMEGRRGRPPNSDRQSAGEGGKGNRRRKGRPPNVGDPLVPEGPSPSEVKLLRKLEAQEIARQAAQMKLMRKLEKQALARAAKEARKQQAIMAAEERRKQKEHIKILKQQEKIKRIQQIRMEKELRAQQILEAKRKKKQEAANIKILEAEKRIKEKELRRQQAEILKHQERERRRQHVMLMKAVEARKKAEERERLRQEKRDEKRLNKERKLEQRRLELEIARELKKPNEDMCLSDHKPLPEFSRIPGLILPGRAVSDCLMLMQFMRGFGKVLGLDLNADVPTLGMLQEGLLNVGDSMGQVQDLLVKLLSLAVCDPGLPPGQKTKTMLGDHLTNVGINRDNVSEVLQMYMGAHCANTELAPLALSLKTKAFQAHKPSQKASILGFLANELACSRTVISEIDKSLDQMANMRKDKIIMEGKLKKLRTIHAKRTGRREASMGVEENQSVSTPSSATKRKRKAGGDSDDDEDEDDDSDDQAEEEDEEEEEEIKKVKKVETYDEDEVDQATSLEELEKQIEKLAKQHHQTRKKLFEISHSLRSMMYGQDRYRRRYWVLPHCGGVFIEAMESGEAPEELEEERHRRRRAAEEVKVKEEPQEIELQKDKSSNLDGQSTRTQSLEQQEEEKEHDGKKNSPTLFYQQPGSVSKLCTFQDANKDIGKETVKAEDKESPHVTLNGSPVGTPVATTTTTPSSPTHNTSQPAVATTPSLATTNDSTNVPHPTSTSLSVQCLSAPPESPGNTPPTSSPAPSPHISFQANDQLLRVLTERSGHWFSLLPRNPCDLASLSTTPPGAARVSPQASSTPANPKSPPPSPALPLTPSAASASASPHHPVGLLNYPLSALQVKSGGSLLGVSFGSWSSGMLSPSLPLCSSPMPGHSLEGNTAASGSSKSESPLPLIDKTPSMPSPALEMPKSLDHLTPRPVPDEMLTGWWRVSDVGELRALVIALHSRGIREKGLQRQIQKYMEIIPQVCTKHRDAAMIELCELEESQVSVESVRGWCVEEQAMEMDIAVLQQVEELERKVTAASLQVKQGWTFPDPQSEREDLVYFEHKPPTKSTPASANTGDKDSKEHPEERGEKGGVMRHPDNPLDIAVTRLTDLERNIERRYLRSPLGTTIQIRLDNVGTVTVPAPAPSTSADREGGEEEVAHGMKVWRKALSEVRSAAQLAMCIQQLQKSIAWERSIMKVYCQMCRKGDNEDLLLLCDGCDKGCHTYCHKPKITCIPEGDWYCPACISKASGPSPKNKKPQSKQVASSGGGGGGGGGGGGKKGGEAKKNGKQAGNGEVSEDDPASVSSTPKKGAKDTSRKRKTEESSPAQPPANQESPVCVKRAKTARDNNRDLGLCRVLLAELERHQDAWPFLTPVNLKSVPGYKKVIKKPMDFSTIREKLVSSQYQNLETFIIDVNLVFDNCEKFNEDNSDIGRAGHNMRKFFEKRWTELLKQTN, from the exons ATGGAGTCTGGAGAGCGGCTGGCCTCCCCTGCGCCCACCCTGTCTGCTGCTCGCACCTCCTCCCCTGcggcctcttcctcctcctcctcctcttcgtcatCTTCATCATCCCCGGCTCCCCACTCTAAGAGCAGCCTGGCCCCGAGCCCCTCGGCACTGGGATCCACCCTCAGCACCTCTG GTCGTCTGTTTGGAGCAGCAGGAGAACAGCCTTTTATTGGCTCCACATTGTCAAGTGCCTTCCCTCTGGTCAACCACCCAGCCTTCGGAGCCATCTACACTACTGGAACAGGCAGGCCTGAGTTTGGAGGCCTGGGTTCTCTGGGCATGTCAGCTGCTCTGGCTGCCCACCCCCAGCTAGGAGCCCTCTCTG AGTGGTGGCGAGCTGCTGAAGCCCATGGACGGGGAGCTGCTGCCTTTCTACCCTCTTTTATCGGCTTCCCTCCGTTCTTCACCCCTCACATTCAGCCCAACCACAGCGCCAGTCCTGTTCAGATCAGGATGCCCGGCAAGAATAGCCATGCTCCACAGAAAG GCGTGAACGGGGCAGTGAATGGCAGCGGGGTTTGTCCTTCCACCACACAATCTGGCAGCTTTTCCACAAGTCCAGCTCCTGTTCAGGCATCAACCAAGCCAACCAAAAATTCAGACCCTTCTAACAGTCACCGTAGCAGCCCCCAGAACAATCCAGCAGAGTTGGTGGAGAAGCCGGTCCAGAAAACTAAAGAGAAGGTCAACACTGAG AAACCAAGAAAGAAGCCAGCAGACACTTTGGGGGGGAGCAACAGTGAATCAGGCACATCCTCAGACAGCACAAGTGACGGGTCTCTCAGCAGCGATCTTGAAGACCTGgcagaggatgatgatgatgatgacgacgatgacgatgatgatgaagatgaggacaAATCATCAGACTCCGAAAAGCGGACAAGGAAAAAACCTAAG GGGTTGATATCCAGCACTGGATCTGCAAAGATGGACAGGCTGCTCTCTGGGGAGCTCCAGGATAAGAAGGTCCCCTCAAATCCCCCTACCCTTGTGccctctgcctctcctcctgcctTGTCCCAAACCTCGCCACTGGCCCTTCACAGCTCCAGGACTCGGACAGATGCGCCACAGCATCACTTTAGCGTCATTCAGTCCACCGGCCTGGCTGCCAACTCAAAGCCCCTGGCGCTCCTCACTCAACCCCGCAGGGAGTCCTCGCCATCTTCCTCCCCCATAGCGCTCACTACATCCCCAAAGGGATCAAGCAACTCCTCTCCAAAACCTCCGAAActgctgccctcctcctccccccaggACCTGCCCCTCTCCCTGTGCTCCTCCCCTAAGCCTCTCTCCGTCCCCTCTCCACCCCGCTCAACTCTCCCGCCATCTAGCTCCCCAAAATCTTTTGGTTTGACCTCATCTGTGACCAGCTCCCGGAAGTCCTCGCTGAAGCAGTCTCAGCGTGCTGGTTCTGGATCTGCCAAATCCAACAAAAAGAAACTGCTGGAGGCTTCACTCGCACAGATCAGTGAGTTCAGGCTCAAACAG ACTCTCATGTCCCAAGGGCAGACGTTCCCAGCTGAGctaaagaagcagcagcaggggcCAAACAAGTCTCCTAAGAGGACATCACTGTCTTCATCACCATTGCATCCCACTCCTCCTCCCCAGAACAATCACTCCAACCTCTTCCTCTCGAGTGCCCTGCTGGGGCTCCCTGAACCCCATCACCCCAACGGAGTCATCCAAAGCACCACTCAGGACGCACCTCTCGCCCTCATCACCAAACCTCGCAAAGACTTGGCCTCTAAAGGCAAGTCCCCTCAGTGTGACTCCGATGCTGGGTCGATGCCTGTCAATCTGAGCACAGGGGCGAACAGGACCCAAACAGCCGCCCACACTGGGGCTCTGTCACAGCCCTCCACTACCTCACCCCATGCAACAGGCCATGGATCCAGAAAGAACAAGACCCCCAAGGTAAAGGGACAGACACCAGGGCTCGGACAGGGACTCGGACAAGCAGACCCTTTAGCCGCCTGGAAGGGCTTTTCTCAGAACCACCTGGTTCAGTCTCTTGTAGATTTGTTTCGCGGAGGAGAGTCCGGGATCGGGATCCCTGGAGTTAGTATCCCTGGTGTTGGAATTCCTGGCATGGGTATCCCCGGGACGTGTAACCCCACAGCTGGTCTCCCTGCTAATAAGGAATCTGATGACTCGGCAGACgacgatgaggatgaggatgatgaccttgaggaggaggaggaggaggatgaagaggactCAGATGATAGTCTTTCAG AGTCCGACAGCAACTCAGACAGTGACATCTCTGGAAAGAAAGTGAAGGAGTTAAAGCTGCTGCCATGTGGATCATCTAAGAAGGAGATGACTCCCCGCAGGCTAACCAAAGGCCATGAACTACTGAACACCTCAACCAATCACACCGCCACCAGCTGCTCCCCCCTCAACCTACAGGTCATCAAGTCTCCCACCATTGTCACCAGCTCCAGTGCCTTGGCCTATCACAGTTCTCCAGGCTCATCCTCCTACAGCCTAGCCTCTCCGTTAG GCttaggaaagaggaagagggtgaTGGATGAGAAGGAGCTGATGACACCTCTGGAGTTGGG GTGGCGGAGAGAAACAAGAATCAAATCAGTCGCGGGGCGACCACAAGGCGAGGTGGCCTACTACGCTCCCTGTGGCAAGAAACTAAGGCAATACCCAGATGTGATGAAG TATCTATCCAGAAATGGAATAAGTGGCATCACGCGTGATAATTTTAGCTTCAGTGCAAAGATAAGGGTTGGTGACTTCTATGAAGCCAGAGAAGGACCCCAG GGGTTACAGTGGAGCCTGTTGAAGGAAGAGGATGTTATTCCTCATATTTTGGCCATGGAAGGTCGAAGGGGTCGTCCCCCTAACTCCGATCGTCAGTCAGCAGGCGAGGGTGGCAAAGGTAACCGACGGAGGAAGGGACGGCCCCCTAATGTAGGCGATCCGCTGGTACCAGAGGGCCCCAGTCCCAGTGAGGTCAAACTTCTGCGCAAGCTAGAGGCTCAAG agATAGCCCGACAGGCCGCCCAGATGAAACTGATGAGAAAACTGGAAAAGCAGGCACTGGCGCGTGCAGCCAAAGAAGCACGGAAACAGCAAG CTATCATGGCagcagaggaaaggaggaaacagaaaGAGCATATCAAGATTCTCAAGCAGCAG gaaaagaTCAAGCGTATTCAGCAAATTCGGATGGAGAAAGAACTCAGGGCGCAGCAAATTTTGGAG GCCAAACGCAAAAAGAAGCAAGAAGCGGCCAATATCAAAATATTGGAGGCAGAAAAACGGATAAAG gAGAAAGAGTTGAGGAGACAGCAGGCGGAGATTCTCAAACACCAG gagagggagaggaggagacaacatgTAATGCTGATGAAGGCTGTTGAGGCTCGCAAGAAGGCAGAG GAGCGTGAGCGCTTGAGGCAGGAGAAAAGGGATGAGAAGCGCCTGAACAAAGAGCGTAAACTGGAGCAACGGAGGCTGGAGCTGGAGATAGCGAGGGAGCTGAAGAAGCCAAATGAAGACATGTGTCTGTCTGATCATAAG cCTCTTCCAGAGTTCTCTCGGATTCCTGGTCTCATCCTCCCCGGCCGGGCCGTGTCAGACTGCCTGATGCTGATGCAGTTCATGCGAGGCTTTGGGAAGGTTTTGGGGCTCGATTTGAATGCAGATGTGCCCACTCTGGGCATGCTACAGGAGGGCTTGCTCAATGTGGGGGACAGTATGGGTCAGGTCCAAGACCTTCTGGTCAAACTGCTTTCTCTGGCAGTTTGTGATCCTGGTTTGCCTCCTGGACAAAAG acaaaaacaatgCTTGGGGACCACCTGACAAACGTTGGCATCAACAGGGATAACGTGTCTGAGGTGCTACAGATGTATATGGGAGCCCATTGTGCCAACACAGAGCTAGCCCCTCTAGCCCTCAGTCTGAAGACCAAGGCTTTCCAGGCCCATAAACCTTCCCAGAAGGCCTCCATCCTGGGTTTCCTAGCTAACGAGCTGGCCTGCAGCAGAACGGTCATCAG tGAGATCGACAAGAGCCTGGATCAGATGGCAAACATGAGGAAGGACAAGATCATCATGGAAGGAAAACTGAAGAA GCTGAGGACCATTCATGCTAAACGCACCGGGAGGAGGGAGGCCAGTATGGGTGTGGAAGAGAACCAGTCTGTTAGCACTCCATCCTCTGCCACCAAACGCAAGAGAAAAGCGGGCGGAGACAGTGACGATGATGAGGACGAAGACGACGACAGTGATGACCAggctgaggaagaggatgaggaggaggaggaagaaataaagaagGTCAAAAAAGTGGAGACATATGATGAG GATGAAGTTGACCAAGCCACTAGTCTCGAGGAGCTGGAGAAGCAGATTGAGAAGTTAGCCAAG CAACATCATCAGACCAGAAAAAAGCTGTTTGAGATTTCACATTCACTACGCTCCATGATGTATGGTCAAGACCGCTACCGCCGCCGGTACTGGGTGCTTCCCCACTGTGGAGGGGTCTTCATCGAAGCCATGGAGAGTGGAGAAG CTccagaggagctggaggaggagcgacacaggaggaggagagcagcagaggaggtcaAGGTCAAAGAGGAACCTCAGGAGATCGAGTTGCAGAAGGACAAATCCAGCAACCTAGATGGGCAGAGCACTCGAACACAAAGCTTGGAGCaacaggaggaagaaaaggaacaTGATGGGAAGAAAAACTCCCCGACTCTATTCTACCAGCAACCAGGCAGTGTTTCTAAACTGTGCACATTCCAGGATGCCAACAAAGACATTGGCAAAGAAACTGTGAAGGCAGAAGACAAGGAGAGTCCCCATGTGACACTTAACGGCAGCCCCGTGGGCACTCCTGttgccaccaccaccacaacacCATCCTCCCCCACTCACAATACCTCTCAGCCTGCAGTAGCAACAACCCCCTCCTTGGCAACCACTAATGACTCTACAAACGTCCCTCACCCGACCTCAACTTCACTATCAGTCCAATGCCTGTCAGCCCCTCCTGAAAGCCCAGGGAACACTCCTCCAACCTCGTCCCCTGCTCCATCTccacacatttcatttcaagcaAATGACCAGCTGCTACGAGTGCTGACTGAGAGGAGTGGTCACTGGTTCAGCCTGCTCCCTCGAAACCCCTGTGACCTCGCCTCCCTCAGCACGACTCCTCCAGGAGCAGCCCGTGTGTCTCCCCAAGCGTCCTCCACCCCAGCCAATCCCAAATCCCCACCTCCCTCCCCTGCTCTGCCCCTCACCCCATCTGCTGCCTCTGCCTCAGCCAGCCCGCACCACCCGGTTGGCCTTCTCAACTACCCTTTATCAGCCCTACAG GTGAAGTCAGGTGGCTCATTATTGGGAGTTTCTTTTGGTAGCTGGTCCAGTGGCATGTTAAGTCCTAGCTTGCCACTGTGCAGCAGCCCCATGCCAGGTCACTCTTTGGAGGGCAACACGGCAGCAAGTGGCTCCAGTAAAAGTGAATCACCTTTACCTCTTATTGACAAAACTCCATCTATGCCCTCTCCTGCCCTGGAGATGCCCAAATCCCTGGACCACCTAACACCTAGACCTGTTCCAGATG AGATGCTGACAGGGTGGTGGAGGGTTTCCGACGTTGGGGAGCTGAGGGCTTTAGTGATCGCTCTCCACAGCCGAGGCATCAGAGAGAAGGGCCTCCAGAGGCAGATTCAGAAATACATGGAGATCATTCCCCAGGTCTGCACCAAACACAGAGACG CGGCCATGATTGAGCTGTGTGAGCTGGAGGAGAGTCAGGTCAGTGTGGAGTCAGTTCGGGGATGGTGTGTTGAGGAGCAGGCGATGGAGATGGACATTGCTGTGCTGCAGCAGGTCGAGGAACTGGAGAGAAAAGTCACTGCAGCCAGCCTACAAGTCAAG CAGGGCTGGACATTTCCGGACCCTCAGTCCGAGCGGGAGGACCTGGTTTACTTCGAGCACAAGCCCCCCACCAAATCAACGCCGGCCTCAGCGAACACGGGGGACAAAGACTCCAAGGAGCATCCTGAGGAGCGGGGGGAGAAGGGCGGGGTGATGCGTCACCCGGACAACCCGTTGGACATAGCAGTGACACGTCTGACCGATTTGGAGCGCAACATCGAGAGAAGGTACCTGAGGAGTCCCTTAGGTACCACCATTCAGATCAGGCTGGATAATGTGGGTACGGTCACTGTCCCTGCCCCCGCCCCATCCACTAGTGCTGACAGGGAAGG TGGTGAGGAGGAGGTGGCCCATGGTATGAAGGTGTGGAGGAAGGCTCTGAGTGAAGTGCGCAGTGCTGCCCAGTTGGCCATGTGCATCCAGCAACTGCAGAAGTCAATCGCCTGGGAGAGGTCCATCATGAAAGTG tattgTCAGATGTGCAGGAAGGGGGATAACGAGgacctcctcctgctctgtgACGGCTGTGACAAAGGCTGCCACACTTACTGCCACAAACCCAAGATCACTTGTATCCCAGAGGGAGACTGGTACTGCCCGGCCTGTATATCCAAG GCAAGTGGTCCGtctcccaaaaacaaaaaacctcaaAGCAAACAAGTAGCAtccagtggaggaggagggggaggcggaggagggggaggaggtaAGAAAGGTGGAGAGGCAAAGAAGAATGGAAAGCAGGCAGGAAACGGGGAAGTGTCAGAGGACGACCCGGCCAGCGTCAGCAGCACGCCCAAGAAAGGAGCAAAAGACACcagcaggaagaggaaaacAGAGGAGAGCTCACCTGCTCAGCCACCAGCCAATCAGGAgagccctgtgtgtgtgaagcgAGCCAAGACAGCGAGAGACAACAACAGGGACCTGGGATTATGCAG gGTACTCCTTGCTGAGCTGGAGCGGCATCAAGATGCATGGCCTTTTCTCACACCCGTCAACCTGAAATCAGTCCCTGGGTACAAGAAGGTCATCAAGAAACCGATGGACTTCTCCACCATACGTGAGAAGCTTGTGAGCAGCCA GTATCAGAACTTGGAGACTTTCATCATTGATGTCAACCTGGTCTTTGATAACTGTGAAAAATTCAATGAAGACAATTCAGACATTGGTCGAGCTGGCCATAACATGAGGAAGTTCTTTGAGAAGCGCTGGACTGAgcttctgaaacaaacaaactaa